A window of the Juglans microcarpa x Juglans regia isolate MS1-56 chromosome 5D, Jm3101_v1.0, whole genome shotgun sequence genome harbors these coding sequences:
- the LOC121264193 gene encoding uncharacterized GPI-anchored protein At1g61900-like isoform X2 yields the protein MDKKGDAILPETSPSGSPRPFLPLLAPSPLVPFTNTTVTKLSGICVLNFTAAESLMSVTAIDCWSAFAPFLANVICCPQLEATLEILIGQSSKETNVLALNGTLAKSCLSDIEKVLVGQGANENLTQICSIHASKLTEASCPVNSVNELESIVDTLKLLAACEEIDPVKECCSQICQSAILEAATRIALKSSELLSMDGAYILPQHSTRVNDCKSIVLRWLASELNASHAKKVLRGLSNCNVNKVCPLVFPDMSHVVTGCGDRINNRTTCCSAMGSYVSHLQKQSFITNLQALDCAASLGKKLRKSNITKNVYSLCHINLKDFSLEVGNQEAGCLLPSTPSDATIDTSSEVSFLCDLNDNIPAPWPPTSHVPASCNKSVKIPALPAVASAQNGLHPDSVMNFLLFASSVVLVTLL from the exons ATGGATAAAAAAGGGGATGCGATTCTTCCTGAGACCTCTCCTAGTGGGTCTCCTCGgccttttcttcctctccttgcACCTTCACCACTGGTACCCTTCACAAATACCACTGTCACAAAATTATCAg GTATCTGTGTGTTAAACTTCACTGCTGCTGAAAGCTTGATGAGTGTAACAGCAATAGATTGCTGGTCGGCATTTGCACCATTTCTGGCTAATGTAATCTGTTGTCCGCAGTTGGAAGCCACCCTTGAAATTCTCATTGGTCAATCAAGTAAAGAAACCAATGTTCTTGCTTTAAATGGGACCCTTGCCAAATCTTGTCTCTCAGATATTGAGAAGGTTTTGGTAGGCCAAGGTGCAAATGAGAATCTCACACAGATTTGCTCAATTCATGCTTCAAAACTCACTGAAGCATCTTGCCCTGTCAATAGTGTTAATGAGTTGGAGAGCATTGTTGATACTTTGAAGCTTCTGGCAGCTTGTGAAGAGATTGATCCTGTGAAAGAATGCTGCAGCCAAATTTGCCAGAGTGCGATATTAGAAGCTGCTACGAGGATTGCTTTGAAATCTTCTGAGCTTTTGAGCATGGATGGGGCCTATATATTACCTCAGCACTCTACCAGGGTGAATGATTGTAAGAGTATTGTCCTCCGTTGGTTGGCTAGTGAACTTAATGCTTCTCATGCGAAGAAAGTTCTCAGAGGACTATCCAATTGCAATGTAAATAAAG tttgCCCCCTGGTGTTTCCTGACATGAGCCATGTGGTAACGGGCTGTGGGGATCGGATAAATAACCGAACAACATGCTGTAGTGCCATGGGAAGCTATGTATCCCACTTGCAAAAGCAGAGTTTTATAACTAACTTGCAGGCTTTGGATTGTGCTGCATCATTGggaaaaaagttaagaaaatcaaatattaccAAAAATGTATACAGCCTCTGTCATATTAACCTCAAGGATTTTTCCCTCGAAG TTGGAAATCAAG AGGCTGGATGTCTTTTGCCAAGCACACCTTCTGATGCAACGATTGACACATCTTCAGAAGTAAGCTTCCTTTGTGATCTGAATGACAACATTCCCGCTCCCTGGCCCCCTACATCTCACGTGCCAGCTTCATGTAATAAAA GTGTGAAAATTCCTGCACTTCCAGCTGTGGCATCTGCCCAAAATG
- the LOC121264193 gene encoding uncharacterized GPI-anchored protein At1g61900-like isoform X4 yields MVSLFESDTREGMKERASLKLTPNIILAEVFLLAVCFHESCCSQLDHLSDPVLMDKKGDAILPETSPSGSPRPFLPLLAPSPLVPFTNTTVTKLSGICVLNFTAAESLMSVTAIDCWSAFAPFLANVICCPQLEATLEILIGQSSKETNVLALNGTLAKSCLSDIEKVLVGQGANENLTQICSIHASKLTEASCPVNSVNELESIVDTLKLLAACEEIDPVKECCSQICQSAILEAATRIALKSSELLSMDGAYILPQHSTRVNDCKSIVLRWLASELNASHAKKVLRGLSNCNVNKVCPLVFPDMSHVVTGCGDRINNRTTCCSAMGSYVSHLQKQSFITNLQALDCAASLGKKLRKSNITKNVYSLCHINLKDFSLEVGNQGNVPDAYALRTDSL; encoded by the exons GTTTCCATGAATCTTGCTGCAGCCAGTTAGATCATCTTAGTGATCCTGTTTTAATGGATAAAAAAGGGGATGCGATTCTTCCTGAGACCTCTCCTAGTGGGTCTCCTCGgccttttcttcctctccttgcACCTTCACCACTGGTACCCTTCACAAATACCACTGTCACAAAATTATCAg GTATCTGTGTGTTAAACTTCACTGCTGCTGAAAGCTTGATGAGTGTAACAGCAATAGATTGCTGGTCGGCATTTGCACCATTTCTGGCTAATGTAATCTGTTGTCCGCAGTTGGAAGCCACCCTTGAAATTCTCATTGGTCAATCAAGTAAAGAAACCAATGTTCTTGCTTTAAATGGGACCCTTGCCAAATCTTGTCTCTCAGATATTGAGAAGGTTTTGGTAGGCCAAGGTGCAAATGAGAATCTCACACAGATTTGCTCAATTCATGCTTCAAAACTCACTGAAGCATCTTGCCCTGTCAATAGTGTTAATGAGTTGGAGAGCATTGTTGATACTTTGAAGCTTCTGGCAGCTTGTGAAGAGATTGATCCTGTGAAAGAATGCTGCAGCCAAATTTGCCAGAGTGCGATATTAGAAGCTGCTACGAGGATTGCTTTGAAATCTTCTGAGCTTTTGAGCATGGATGGGGCCTATATATTACCTCAGCACTCTACCAGGGTGAATGATTGTAAGAGTATTGTCCTCCGTTGGTTGGCTAGTGAACTTAATGCTTCTCATGCGAAGAAAGTTCTCAGAGGACTATCCAATTGCAATGTAAATAAAG tttgCCCCCTGGTGTTTCCTGACATGAGCCATGTGGTAACGGGCTGTGGGGATCGGATAAATAACCGAACAACATGCTGTAGTGCCATGGGAAGCTATGTATCCCACTTGCAAAAGCAGAGTTTTATAACTAACTTGCAGGCTTTGGATTGTGCTGCATCATTGggaaaaaagttaagaaaatcaaatattaccAAAAATGTATACAGCCTCTGTCATATTAACCTCAAGGATTTTTCCCTCGAAG TTGGAAATCAAGGTAATGTTCCTGATGCATATGCATTAAGAACTGATAGTCTATAG